Proteins from a single region of Chloroherpeton thalassium ATCC 35110:
- a CDS encoding YceI family protein, whose protein sequence is MIFLIGLAKAEHESVFEEDEHGLAYKTEKKMFFLANIHVTGKSNAVVANAHFSDDNERVQVEITAPIRSFDSGNRDRDKSVFDILKGEEQPNIRFISEWIEREKLAAAINSTINVAGEIFIGGEPFQFVFPLELKSKGSHVLIESDIKTSFTDFGIEPPSVGMGGMVAQVLNHIDIVVHLQSNKIAGLNEVFHPTLIAQNA, encoded by the coding sequence ATGATTTTTTTGATTGGCCTGGCAAAAGCCGAGCATGAGTCTGTTTTTGAAGAGGATGAACATGGCCTTGCTTACAAAACAGAGAAAAAAATGTTTTTTCTTGCCAACATTCATGTGACAGGCAAAAGCAACGCCGTTGTTGCAAACGCTCACTTCTCGGACGACAATGAGCGCGTCCAAGTTGAAATTACTGCGCCGATTCGCTCTTTTGACTCCGGCAACAGGGATCGCGACAAAAGCGTTTTTGATATTCTCAAAGGCGAAGAGCAACCAAACATTCGCTTTATCTCCGAATGGATTGAACGCGAAAAATTGGCGGCTGCAATTAACAGCACCATCAATGTTGCTGGCGAAATTTTCATTGGTGGCGAACCGTTTCAGTTTGTTTTCCCGCTCGAACTGAAAAGCAAAGGCAGCCATGTTTTGATTGAAAGTGACATTAAAACATCCTTCACCGATTTTGGAATTGAACCGCCAAGTGTCGGGATGGGCGGCATGGTCGCGCAAGTGCTAAATCACATCGACATTGTCGTTCATCTACAATCCAATAAAATTGCTGGGCTAAATGAAGTTTTCCACCCAACTTTAATTGCTCAAAACGCATAG
- a CDS encoding lysophospholipid acyltransferase family protein, with protein MMKTVFLSSRAAKRGHYGDAEWAESSYEIFHHLERAGVQFNVENIDVVDRLNSPCVFIGNHMSTLETFVLPFMLQPHLPIVFVVKKELTEYPVFRYVMNSRNPIIVGRTNPKEDLQNMMQGAEARLKKNISILIFPQTTRTHKFDPSQFNTIGVKIAKRNNVPVIPLALKTNAWGNGRLIKDFGKINPKTTVHFAFGEPMMVEGNGKETHEQIIQFIQEKLQKWETA; from the coding sequence ATGATGAAGACCGTTTTTCTCTCCTCGCGTGCGGCCAAACGAGGCCACTACGGGGACGCGGAATGGGCGGAAAGCAGCTACGAGATCTTTCACCATTTGGAACGCGCCGGTGTTCAATTCAATGTAGAAAATATTGATGTGGTCGATCGGCTCAATTCACCCTGCGTTTTCATTGGCAACCACATGAGCACGCTGGAAACGTTTGTTTTGCCTTTTATGCTGCAGCCGCATTTGCCAATCGTGTTTGTGGTAAAAAAAGAACTAACCGAATATCCAGTTTTCCGCTATGTGATGAACAGCCGCAATCCGATTATTGTTGGGCGAACCAATCCAAAAGAAGACTTGCAAAACATGATGCAAGGCGCGGAAGCGCGTCTCAAAAAGAATATTTCTATTTTGATTTTTCCTCAAACCACACGCACGCACAAATTTGACCCGTCGCAGTTTAATACCATTGGAGTGAAAATTGCGAAGCGAAACAATGTGCCGGTTATTCCACTTGCGCTCAAAACCAATGCGTGGGGAAATGGTCGTCTTATCAAGGATTTTGGGAAAATTAATCCCAAAACGACTGTGCATTTCGCATTTGGCGAACCCATGATGGTCGAAGGCAACGGCAAGGAAACACACGAGCAAATCATCCAATTCATTCAAGAGAAATTGCAGAAATGGGAAACCGCTTAA
- a CDS encoding sensor histidine kinase, with the protein MSFFSKFSLRNRIFLLVGSLLIGSILIIWLGVFPHYEKLVIQERMTIISEQQQYAVENADRQLSYWAGTVRYLTETLASRPEAFESTLKNEIALNPDIIKVRVLALNTNEELEAQNTNYPRLNFSLPSLEWYKLKAIDGLDIAYVPKSDSLPAIFTLKQQIEIDDTPFSLNCFFDASAFQEGVSNIPIGKGLFVRMLSPGRNLFETEPTLQFPDLKNIGQVTSIKAVVHGGRKWQVLIAPFSQAPFDLLLAVPESLIAQPAKQLLFFSSMFAIGIAVLMIGVGWAASHQVTKPVMKLAAAVEPMSQLDFSQPIKKPELPELISLYEVIEAMRGSLDRYKKLNVEKLIVEEWKNRFLMTYTPDMIAIGDENGKFTFKNKRFSELLQELQLPETLTKNDFFSIPSMEINREVHQEEEIKSFHLKMRQVEFSVAPAETIYHFALQDVALFSEQKESKGFLMILHDLTNERDLERIKLETLGIIVHELRSPLMGIIGFSDLMLSQEYEHDTRKQYLEAIYKSGSKLSDLVDRFLNVLRMESGQMDILTSPVQLIPIVESLVLSLDAQAQKKSVKFVCTYESEIPEILASEELMREALQNLMTNAIKYGGKNRTVEITLKREDNFVIFSITDYGYGIPPEAQDKLFTKFYRVENEKTKNEKGTGLGLAYVKEIVTRHHGKITLESRPEIGCCFTITLPVGNMASEK; encoded by the coding sequence ATGTCGTTTTTTTCAAAATTCTCGCTGAGAAATCGGATTTTTCTGTTAGTTGGGTCACTGCTTATTGGCTCAATTTTAATTATTTGGTTAGGTGTTTTTCCACATTATGAGAAATTGGTCATTCAGGAACGGATGACCATCATTTCCGAGCAGCAGCAATATGCGGTTGAAAATGCTGATAGGCAGCTTTCTTATTGGGCGGGAACTGTCCGATACCTAACGGAAACTTTGGCCTCGCGTCCAGAGGCATTTGAAAGCACGCTAAAAAACGAAATTGCGCTTAACCCGGATATTATTAAAGTGCGTGTGTTGGCGCTTAATACAAACGAAGAACTTGAAGCGCAAAACACCAACTATCCGCGCTTGAATTTTTCCCTTCCAAGTCTCGAATGGTATAAACTGAAAGCAATCGATGGGCTTGATATTGCTTACGTGCCAAAAAGCGATTCGCTGCCGGCTATTTTCACACTAAAGCAGCAGATTGAAATTGATGACACGCCCTTTTCGCTGAATTGTTTTTTTGACGCCAGCGCATTTCAAGAAGGGGTGAGCAATATTCCTATTGGAAAAGGACTATTTGTTAGGATGCTGAGCCCGGGACGAAATTTGTTTGAAACAGAGCCTACCTTACAATTTCCAGATCTCAAAAATATTGGACAAGTTACATCGATTAAAGCCGTTGTGCATGGCGGCAGGAAATGGCAAGTTTTAATTGCGCCGTTTTCGCAAGCGCCGTTCGATTTACTTTTGGCTGTGCCGGAATCCTTAATCGCCCAGCCAGCCAAGCAGCTTTTGTTTTTTTCTTCGATGTTTGCCATTGGCATTGCGGTGTTGATGATTGGTGTTGGCTGGGCAGCGTCGCATCAGGTGACCAAGCCCGTAATGAAGTTGGCGGCGGCGGTCGAACCGATGAGCCAACTTGATTTCAGTCAGCCTATCAAAAAGCCTGAATTGCCGGAACTCATTTCCCTTTATGAAGTCATCGAAGCCATGCGCGGGTCGCTGGATCGGTATAAGAAACTCAATGTCGAAAAGTTGATTGTCGAGGAATGGAAAAACCGTTTTCTCATGACTTATACGCCCGATATGATCGCTATCGGCGACGAGAACGGAAAATTTACCTTCAAAAATAAGCGATTTTCCGAGCTGCTTCAAGAACTCCAACTTCCCGAAACCCTAACTAAAAATGATTTTTTTTCCATTCCTTCAATGGAAATTAACCGTGAGGTGCATCAAGAAGAAGAAATTAAAAGTTTTCATCTGAAAATGAGGCAAGTGGAGTTTTCGGTTGCGCCTGCAGAAACCATTTACCATTTTGCCTTACAAGATGTGGCGCTTTTTTCCGAGCAAAAAGAATCCAAAGGATTTTTGATGATTTTGCACGACCTAACAAATGAGCGCGATCTTGAGCGCATCAAATTGGAAACCCTTGGCATCATTGTTCATGAGCTGCGCAGCCCGTTGATGGGCATCATTGGATTTTCAGATCTCATGCTCTCGCAAGAATATGAACATGACACGCGCAAGCAATACTTGGAGGCTATTTATAAAAGTGGCTCAAAGTTGAGCGACCTTGTCGATCGGTTTCTCAATGTGCTGCGAATGGAGTCGGGGCAAATGGATATTCTCACTTCGCCCGTGCAGCTGATTCCGATTGTAGAATCGCTGGTTTTAAGCTTGGACGCGCAAGCGCAGAAAAAGTCCGTAAAGTTTGTGTGTACCTATGAATCCGAAATTCCAGAGATTTTGGCTTCGGAGGAGTTGATGCGGGAAGCCTTACAAAACCTGATGACAAATGCCATCAAGTACGGCGGAAAAAATAGAACCGTGGAGATAACTTTAAAGAGAGAAGATAATTTTGTTATATTTTCAATAACTGACTACGGCTATGGCATTCCCCCTGAAGCGCAAGACAAATTATTTACGAAGTTTTACCGGGTAGAAAACGAAAAGACAAAGAACGAGAAAGGTACCGGGCTGGGGCTCGCTTATGTAAAAGAAATCGTGACGCGGCATCATGGAAAAATCACGTTGGAATCGCGCCCGGAAATTGGCTGTTGCTTCACCATAACCTTGCCAGTGGGAAATATGGCGAGCGAGAAATGA
- the rlmN gene encoding 23S rRNA (adenine(2503)-C(2))-methyltransferase RlmN produces MNEVKHDIKALSLEALMALINSYGQPAFRAKQIFHWIYAHGVTDFAQMKNLSASFQTLLSQHFTVSSIQPHADTVSHEITPEQTVKFLFRLSDEQSIESVFIPSDSTSRNTLCISSQVGCAFACKFCATGYMGFIRNLTIGEILDQVLWVNRWLGDQRGGKITNVVFMGMGEPLANFDNCLAAIRILTNPDYAFQISTRKITVSTVGFIPGIQRLIDTGINCKLAISLHSAHQAIREELIPIAKEYSLATLKAILTRYNQAYKQPITFEYSLIHKINDSEQDAILLSKFCKGINCKINLIDYNSVDNIDYLPSPEGHKQAFIRKCIEHGLTVTVRKSRGADIQAACGQLAIQHVHGKKFSKIQTSRHST; encoded by the coding sequence ATGAATGAAGTTAAACACGACATCAAAGCACTCTCGCTTGAAGCGCTCATGGCGTTGATCAATTCCTATGGGCAGCCTGCTTTTCGCGCCAAACAAATTTTCCACTGGATATACGCACACGGCGTCACGGATTTCGCGCAGATGAAAAATTTGAGCGCATCCTTTCAAACCTTGCTTTCCCAACACTTTACGGTTTCTTCTATTCAGCCACACGCCGACACAGTTTCTCACGAAATCACACCCGAGCAAACGGTCAAATTTCTATTCCGACTCAGCGACGAGCAAAGCATAGAAAGCGTTTTCATTCCAAGTGATAGCACATCGCGCAACACCCTTTGCATTTCATCGCAGGTTGGCTGCGCATTTGCTTGCAAATTTTGCGCAACTGGCTACATGGGCTTTATCAGAAATTTAACCATCGGCGAAATTTTAGACCAAGTGCTGTGGGTGAATCGCTGGCTTGGGGATCAACGTGGCGGGAAAATCACGAATGTCGTGTTTATGGGAATGGGCGAGCCGCTTGCGAACTTCGACAATTGCTTAGCCGCAATTCGGATTTTAACGAACCCAGATTATGCGTTTCAAATTTCCACACGCAAAATCACTGTTTCTACCGTTGGATTTATTCCCGGCATCCAACGCCTTATCGATACGGGAATCAACTGCAAACTGGCCATTTCATTGCATTCAGCGCACCAAGCTATTCGTGAGGAACTTATTCCAATTGCCAAAGAATATTCTTTAGCCACGCTAAAAGCAATCCTTACGAGATACAACCAAGCCTACAAGCAACCCATCACGTTCGAATATTCGTTGATTCACAAAATCAATGACTCCGAGCAAGACGCTATTTTGCTAAGCAAGTTCTGCAAGGGAATTAACTGCAAAATTAATTTGATTGATTATAATTCAGTAGATAATATTGATTATCTTCCCTCGCCTGAGGGTCACAAGCAGGCATTCATCAGAAAATGTATTGAGCATGGATTAACTGTAACCGTTCGCAAAAGTAGAGGAGCCGATATTCAAGCGGCTTGCGGCCAGTTAGCCATTCAACATGTTCATGGAAAGAAGTTTTCTAAAATTCAAACGAGTCGTCATTCAACCTAA
- a CDS encoding adenylate kinase → MKIILFGPPGVGKGTQAKILSEKHQLAHISTGDMLRSAIKQGTELGLKAKSFIDKGELVPDDVIIGMIEEYVSVQENREQGFILDGFPRTVPQAEALDRLLQKYEIPIDCVISLTADAEEIVARLSGRRIAPSTGKVYHVVYNPPKVEGKCDETGEDLIIREDDKEETIRKRLSIYDQTTAPVLDYYKKKGTAAEVDGTQSIDKVSKEIDEILTSATK, encoded by the coding sequence ATGAAAATTATTCTCTTTGGACCACCTGGAGTTGGAAAAGGAACTCAAGCAAAAATCCTTTCTGAAAAACATCAACTTGCTCATATTTCCACAGGCGATATGCTACGCAGCGCCATTAAACAAGGCACTGAGCTCGGTTTGAAGGCAAAATCATTCATTGATAAAGGAGAACTGGTTCCTGACGATGTGATTATCGGCATGATCGAAGAGTACGTTTCTGTTCAAGAAAACCGCGAGCAAGGCTTTATCCTTGATGGCTTTCCAAGAACCGTCCCGCAAGCCGAAGCGCTCGATCGCTTGCTTCAAAAATATGAGATTCCAATAGATTGTGTTATCAGTCTGACCGCAGACGCCGAAGAAATTGTGGCACGCCTTTCCGGCAGAAGAATTGCTCCGTCGACCGGAAAAGTTTACCATGTGGTTTACAATCCACCGAAGGTTGAAGGGAAATGCGATGAGACCGGTGAAGACTTAATCATCAGAGAGGACGATAAGGAAGAAACGATCAGAAAGCGCCTATCCATTTACGATCAAACCACTGCGCCGGTTCTTGACTACTACAAGAAAAAAGGAACGGCTGCGGAAGTAGATGGCACGCAGAGCATTGACAAGGTCAGTAAAGAAATTGACGAAATTTTGACTTCTGCCACCAAGTAA
- a CDS encoding phosphoribosylanthranilate isomerase — MVKVKICGLITQEDAMLACQYGADLLGFNFYEKSPRYISPAKAAEIIKTLPSNVASVGVFVGKEANEINQICEEAMIDIAQIHDESLCAKDFTKLRPKIIKAFRVQNTFDTREIRRFYEQTGVNTFIFDAFQKDLYGGTGKRLDVELAHKVFKEIEGFGYGFLAGGLNEKNVETTVRLLKPYGVDVASGIESEPGKKAHDKMALFIREAKKSLCLEPGY; from the coding sequence ATGGTAAAAGTCAAGATTTGTGGGTTAATAACCCAAGAGGATGCGATGTTGGCGTGCCAATATGGCGCAGATTTGTTAGGATTCAATTTTTACGAAAAAAGTCCGCGCTACATTTCACCAGCCAAAGCAGCTGAAATTATTAAAACGCTCCCTTCAAATGTCGCCTCGGTTGGCGTTTTTGTCGGAAAAGAGGCAAATGAAATCAATCAAATCTGTGAGGAAGCCATGATTGATATTGCCCAAATTCACGACGAAAGCCTTTGTGCCAAAGATTTTACAAAACTTCGTCCGAAAATTATCAAAGCATTTCGCGTTCAAAACACTTTCGACACGCGCGAGATTCGTCGTTTTTATGAGCAAACAGGCGTCAACACGTTTATTTTCGATGCTTTTCAAAAAGATTTATATGGCGGAACAGGAAAACGGTTGGATGTTGAATTGGCGCATAAAGTGTTTAAGGAAATTGAGGGTTTCGGCTACGGCTTTTTAGCGGGCGGTTTGAACGAAAAAAATGTTGAAACAACGGTTAGGTTGCTTAAACCGTATGGCGTTGATGTTGCAAGCGGAATTGAAAGCGAACCAGGAAAGAAAGCACACGATAAAATGGCGCTTTTCATTCGTGAGGCAAAAAAGTCGCTTTGCCTCGAACCTGGCTATTAG
- a CDS encoding FecR domain-containing protein, whose product MLSAIIAISPIQTAYSQYSSVKTFFSGELQSVAKKITGDPSTWPMVIAEAHRYESSNQFYLSTTAYSRLLRFAEQHKKVQAAREKMNELIKTGAVLFAELELKDAKTGLSNYHLALQKGAYDDALANGKNFVQQVSDVESTLNRNRLEAISAKLEEKIGKVHKREGLLGSWLMASEGDFFEESDGVKTYDNSSATLAFVDGSYVFVEAASTAIVRKARLDKLNQAVKTDISLINGNLLAKLSRKAQDAGGFHLSTQSSDIVVQSGKFWASSVQSGSRISNYDGLLKVRAGRVEISLKKNEGTVVLKGKPPLPPVELLPAPRLKWAGLDTVYFGSNFLIEWNPLQNTETYQIEISDTRNFGRVIRRYNTPKLSYEVRNLTDAMLFIRIHGLDRYGLRGIDSQTYRLLRSPDTEPPYLRLTSHRIQNGVIYTLKNEIQIEGETESGAALYHEGKTVAVDQNGRFSLALPIAREKQMLALEAKDQAGNRQNLTLEVVKFNLERIGTIRTNATLRQNTLFVSNMPLQIYGKAYPYQKIMISYGKSDYEVNSDADGNWAIAIQDYEQAGLTISILSPDDGVPVTIKSFSVKKT is encoded by the coding sequence GTGCTTAGTGCAATCATTGCAATTTCACCGATACAGACGGCTTATTCGCAATACAGCTCCGTGAAGACTTTTTTTTCGGGTGAGTTGCAATCGGTCGCGAAAAAAATCACGGGAGACCCATCTACCTGGCCGATGGTAATTGCGGAGGCGCATCGCTACGAATCGTCCAATCAATTTTATCTTTCCACAACTGCTTATTCGCGTTTGCTGCGCTTTGCCGAGCAGCACAAAAAAGTGCAGGCCGCAAGGGAAAAAATGAATGAACTCATCAAAACCGGCGCGGTGCTTTTTGCCGAACTTGAACTAAAGGATGCCAAAACAGGGCTGTCCAATTATCATTTGGCGCTTCAAAAGGGCGCTTACGACGATGCGTTGGCTAATGGCAAAAATTTTGTTCAACAAGTTAGCGATGTGGAATCCACGCTCAATCGCAATCGGTTGGAGGCCATTTCCGCAAAATTGGAAGAAAAAATCGGTAAGGTTCACAAACGAGAAGGCTTGTTAGGAAGTTGGTTAATGGCAAGCGAAGGTGATTTTTTTGAAGAATCCGACGGTGTGAAAACCTACGACAATAGCTCAGCAACGCTGGCTTTTGTTGATGGCAGCTATGTGTTTGTTGAAGCTGCTAGCACCGCTATTGTTAGGAAAGCTCGCCTTGATAAGTTGAACCAAGCGGTTAAAACCGACATTTCGCTTATCAATGGCAACTTGCTTGCCAAGCTTTCGCGCAAGGCGCAAGACGCCGGCGGTTTTCATCTTAGCACGCAAAGCTCGGATATTGTGGTGCAATCCGGCAAATTTTGGGCAAGCTCCGTGCAAAGCGGGTCGCGAATTTCCAACTACGACGGCCTCTTGAAAGTGCGTGCGGGACGAGTTGAAATTTCCTTGAAGAAGAACGAAGGCACCGTGGTTTTGAAAGGTAAACCGCCCTTGCCGCCGGTCGAGCTTTTGCCTGCGCCGCGCCTGAAATGGGCAGGGTTGGACACGGTGTATTTCGGATCGAATTTTCTGATAGAATGGAATCCGCTTCAAAATACCGAAACCTATCAAATTGAAATCAGCGACACGCGCAACTTCGGTCGGGTGATTCGGCGATATAACACGCCCAAACTCTCTTATGAAGTGCGCAACCTGACCGACGCCATGCTGTTTATTCGTATTCACGGCCTCGATCGATATGGCTTGCGCGGTATTGATAGTCAAACCTATCGGTTGCTTCGCAGTCCGGATACTGAGCCGCCTTACTTGCGCCTAACCAGTCATCGAATTCAAAACGGCGTCATTTACACGCTGAAAAATGAAATTCAAATCGAAGGTGAAACCGAATCCGGCGCCGCGCTTTACCATGAAGGAAAAACGGTTGCCGTAGATCAAAATGGGCGTTTTTCGCTTGCGCTGCCGATTGCAAGGGAAAAGCAAATGCTTGCATTAGAAGCAAAAGATCAAGCTGGCAATCGGCAAAACCTAACGTTGGAAGTTGTGAAATTCAATTTGGAACGGATCGGCACAATTCGCACCAACGCGACGCTTCGGCAAAACACGCTGTTTGTTTCGAACATGCCGCTTCAGATTTATGGAAAAGCGTATCCCTATCAAAAAATTATGATAAGCTACGGGAAAAGTGACTACGAAGTAAACTCTGACGCCGATGGCAATTGGGCGATCGCGATTCAGGACTATGAACAAGCCGGCCTAACAATTAGCATCTTGTCGCCGGACGACGGCGTGCCAGTCACGATAAAATCATTTTCGGTCAAAAAAACATGA